One Mesotoga infera DNA window includes the following coding sequences:
- a CDS encoding serine protease, protein MRKVLLVVVVVLLSVASLALVNEGYESPVVNVVQAAGPAVVKVDVEATRKYSITDPYGFEDFFRRFFGEIPDQKVTGVGSGFIFSK, encoded by the coding sequence ATGAGGAAAGTACTTCTAGTTGTTGTTGTTGTTCTGTTATCAGTGGCTTCTCTGGCCCTGGTTAATGAAGGCTACGAGAGTCCAGTAGTCAACGTAGTCCAAGCAGCAGGACCAGCAGTAGTAAAAGTGGACGTCGAAGCAACCAGAAAATATTCAATAACCGACCCTTATGGGTTTGAGGATTTCTTCAGGCGTTTCTTTGGAGAGATTCCTGATCAGAAAGTGACTGGCGTTGGTTCCGGATTCATTTTCAGCAAAG
- a CDS encoding citrate transporter — MQWLFVLIVFVVAYYLIISGKFNRSTVAFAAGIIILLSKVIPNFDMKELGYLVDFNTISILIGMMIVVGTLRTTGFFEFVAVHVVRVSKGNVRVLLIFFMVTIALFSAFLDNVTTILLFAPIIFLVADALEVSPRMFLLGGVLSANIGGTATLIGDPPNILIGSASGFGFMDFLRIDGPITLIALLITVIYLDRKVFKDYRSMGDKLKRLASMDPNKAIVSKSALYKSLAVFFGIIAGFLLHGLIGVEPSLVALAGAAAAMILNGKSFSSLSEDIEWDTIFFFMGLFVLAFALKEVGITSFISGLLGTLSGNKLVLFLTLYWLSALMGGFIGAVPAVTFMIPIIQGMTSNYGVPSEIWWVISISACLGGSFSIAGAAANMVGVGLIEKHSKESLTYGDFLRFSMPVTIMTLVAGTAYILFRFSL, encoded by the coding sequence TTGCAGTGGTTGTTTGTTCTGATTGTTTTCGTTGTTGCGTATTATCTCATTATTTCAGGGAAATTCAATAGGTCCACAGTTGCCTTCGCTGCGGGAATCATAATACTTCTGTCAAAGGTAATTCCCAACTTCGATATGAAGGAGCTTGGTTATCTTGTAGATTTCAATACAATAAGTATCCTCATCGGCATGATGATTGTTGTCGGTACACTAAGAACAACGGGTTTCTTCGAATTCGTTGCAGTGCATGTTGTAAGAGTTTCTAAGGGAAACGTAAGGGTTCTTCTGATATTTTTCATGGTTACGATTGCTCTTTTCTCTGCTTTTCTTGACAACGTCACCACGATACTCCTCTTTGCGCCGATAATTTTCCTTGTTGCCGACGCTCTTGAAGTCTCGCCTAGAATGTTTTTGCTGGGAGGAGTTCTTTCAGCAAACATAGGTGGGACCGCGACCTTAATCGGAGATCCACCAAACATCCTGATCGGTTCCGCAAGTGGATTTGGTTTCATGGATTTTCTCAGAATAGATGGGCCAATAACTCTCATTGCCCTTCTAATAACAGTTATCTACCTCGATAGAAAGGTCTTCAAAGATTACAGATCAATGGGAGACAAACTGAAGAGGCTCGCCAGTATGGATCCCAACAAGGCTATTGTCTCGAAATCGGCTCTCTATAAATCACTTGCTGTGTTTTTTGGAATCATTGCAGGTTTTCTTCTCCATGGTTTGATAGGAGTCGAGCCTTCTCTCGTTGCTCTTGCAGGTGCTGCCGCGGCGATGATTCTGAATGGGAAAAGTTTTTCCAGTCTGTCTGAGGATATCGAATGGGATACGATCTTCTTCTTCATGGGGCTCTTTGTACTAGCATTTGCCCTAAAAGAGGTTGGTATTACTTCCTTCATCTCTGGTCTTCTTGGTACACTCTCGGGTAATAAGTTGGTACTGTTTCTGACCCTTTACTGGTTGTCGGCATTAATGGGTGGCTTCATCGGCGCGGTTCCTGCAGTCACTTTTATGATTCCCATTATACAGGGAATGACGTCAAATTACGGTGTTCCTTCCGAGATTTGGTGGGTAATCTCAATCTCGGCCTGTCTTGGAGGAAGTTTTTCGATTGCCGGTGCAGCCGCAAATATGGTTGGAGTAGGGCTGATAGAAAAACATTCAAAGGAGAGTCTCACATACGGGGATTTTCTTCGATTTTCAATGCCCGTGACGATTATGACGCTTGTTGCCGGTACCGCATATATTCTCTTTAGATTCTCTCTTTAA